From a region of the Paenibacillus lutimineralis genome:
- a CDS encoding MepB family protein: protein MNEFYNALTYVNKMFYEPNHLTIKAVREEAQNSDYGAGIFQLNSKSIRFRVAKITPTKIGQFVAFWEKDGDNKNQAFSYEKATDLLVINTFTRNNNFGQFVFPKEVLVKQNILKTATTKGKMAIRVYPSWENPTSKQAIETQKWQLEYFVRMDNTNSLPIQELLKLYSN from the coding sequence GTGAATGAATTTTATAATGCGTTAACATATGTAAATAAAATGTTTTATGAACCCAATCACTTAACCATAAAAGCTGTCCGAGAAGAAGCTCAAAATTCAGATTATGGGGCTGGTATATTTCAGCTAAATTCAAAATCGATTAGATTTAGAGTCGCAAAAATAACGCCTACCAAGATAGGACAGTTTGTTGCTTTTTGGGAAAAAGATGGGGATAATAAAAACCAAGCCTTTTCATATGAAAAAGCTACTGATTTATTGGTTATCAATACTTTTACTAGAAATAATAATTTTGGACAATTCGTTTTTCCAAAGGAAGTGCTTGTAAAACAAAATATCCTTAAAACAGCCACTACAAAAGGAAAAATGGCAATTAGAGTTTACCCTAGCTGGGAAAATCCCACTAGCAAACAAGCTATCGAAACACAGAAATGGCAGTTGGAATATTTTGTTAGGATGGACAATACAAATAGTTTACCAATACAAGAACTGTTAAAGCTATACTCTAACTAA
- a CDS encoding YjgB family protein: MNLNFSAKKAWASIAIAGVIGIGTTMVSGLVPPVHVAHAAAAASHNNEDAAQALKALNSFYKPALKGQFPGSVSDLTVGKSTRKDVIKAIGEPSEERKNASGYDIYSAEMGHPGYAFSYKSDKIREIRYFGTNVERQTNIGGITMSMLKKNWFAPNSTTTIKNGKTKQTKLTYIRGEYKLEFIFNSSTDLDHINLLAK, from the coding sequence ATGAACTTGAATTTTTCAGCAAAAAAAGCATGGGCCTCTATCGCTATCGCAGGTGTTATCGGCATAGGTACTACTATGGTAAGTGGCCTGGTTCCTCCAGTACATGTGGCACATGCCGCTGCGGCGGCAAGTCATAACAATGAAGATGCTGCTCAAGCCCTCAAAGCATTGAACAGCTTCTATAAGCCTGCCTTGAAAGGCCAATTCCCCGGATCTGTAAGCGATCTGACGGTGGGCAAGAGCACGCGGAAAGATGTTATTAAAGCGATCGGTGAGCCTTCGGAAGAGCGCAAAAATGCCAGCGGCTATGACATTTACAGTGCGGAAATGGGACACCCCGGTTATGCCTTCTCCTATAAATCCGATAAAATCCGCGAGATCCGTTATTTTGGTACCAACGTAGAGCGGCAAACAAATATCGGCGGCATTACAATGAGCATGCTCAAAAAGAATTGGTTCGCCCCTAATTCCACGACGACCATCAAGAATGGCAAGACGAAGCAAACGAAGCTCACTTATATCCGTGGCGAATACAAATTGGAATTTATTTTTAACAGCAGCACTGATTTGGATCACATCAATCTATTGGCCAAGTGA
- a CDS encoding fructose bisphosphate aldolase encodes MNTKQFERVHSGKGFIAALDQSGGSTPKALLQYGVQEDSYSNEEEMFVLVHEMRTRIIKSPAFSSEHILGAILFENTMDRTIDGMHTADYLWEKKGIVPFLKIDKGLAEQENGVQLMKPMPELDELLKRAVQRNIFGTKMRSVIQEANAGGIKKVVEQQFAVGKQIIKAGLVPIIEPEVDIHSKDKELSEQILKEEILTQLSKLDPDDKIMLKLSIPTQNNFYSDLMSDPHVVRVVALSGGYSQAEANDKLAHNHGLIASFSRALSQGLTAQQSDDEFNAMLAKSVQDIYDASIQ; translated from the coding sequence ATGAATACCAAACAATTTGAGAGAGTTCATTCCGGGAAAGGCTTCATTGCAGCCTTGGATCAGAGCGGCGGCAGCACGCCCAAGGCCCTTCTGCAGTACGGAGTTCAGGAAGATAGCTATTCCAATGAGGAAGAAATGTTCGTGTTAGTTCACGAGATGAGAACACGGATCATTAAGAGCCCTGCCTTCAGCTCAGAGCATATTCTAGGTGCTATTCTGTTCGAAAATACGATGGATCGTACGATAGACGGGATGCACACAGCTGACTATCTCTGGGAGAAGAAAGGCATTGTACCTTTTCTGAAGATCGATAAAGGACTGGCTGAGCAAGAGAACGGCGTTCAGCTTATGAAACCGATGCCTGAGCTGGACGAACTGCTGAAGCGGGCGGTTCAACGCAACATCTTCGGGACGAAGATGCGCTCTGTAATTCAAGAAGCTAATGCTGGCGGAATCAAGAAGGTAGTAGAGCAACAATTCGCCGTTGGCAAACAGATTATTAAGGCGGGATTAGTACCTATTATCGAACCGGAAGTGGATATCCATAGCAAGGATAAGGAATTGTCTGAACAAATATTGAAGGAAGAGATCTTGACGCAATTGTCCAAGCTCGATCCTGATGACAAGATTATGCTGAAGCTCTCTATTCCAACGCAAAATAATTTCTACAGCGACTTAATGTCCGATCCGCATGTCGTAAGAGTCGTTGCCCTATCCGGCGGCTATTCCCAAGCTGAGGCTAACGACAAGCTGGCCCATAACCATGGACTGATCGCCAGCTTCTCCCGCGCCCTGTCCCAGGGGTTGACTGCACAGCAGAGCGATGATGAATTCAATGCTATGCTAGCCAAATCGGTTCAGGACATTTACGATGCTTCTATTCAATAA
- a CDS encoding aromatic acid exporter family protein, with protein MNSKIMNFINNNAVVWKMPIAAALSWELAKWVGSTHPYLAPLTVILSMQMTVSKSMKFAWQRVLGTIAGVLFTVTIAPYLGLSGWSIGLLLFMGAVVVQRLKLDHEIMVQVALSILLVMYFQSKMPSYPFDRLRDTVIGAVVAVLIQTLVFPPDSINTAKTKMVHFADHFIKHLVNTAQWIERGCSSSEAQRMSSQLQTLFQELHQATTELDKANQSLNYNPLAQKKRHALNQLNRQMEQLRSGFANLSDMLRVFTAWSESGNFVIEDRRIWTDHLNKIALLVTEWKKTLEAPAPSLNPNAVALQIDAPSHLQHYQYPLAIYMNAGQILQDFKMPVLANKNL; from the coding sequence GTGAACAGCAAAATTATGAACTTCATCAATAATAATGCGGTTGTATGGAAAATGCCTATTGCTGCAGCTTTATCATGGGAATTAGCGAAATGGGTAGGATCTACTCATCCTTATCTGGCTCCGCTTACGGTTATATTGTCTATGCAAATGACGGTCAGTAAATCGATGAAATTTGCTTGGCAGCGTGTCCTTGGTACGATTGCTGGTGTCCTTTTTACTGTTACTATTGCACCCTATCTTGGCTTAAGTGGTTGGAGTATTGGGCTGCTGCTCTTTATGGGGGCCGTCGTTGTCCAACGTCTGAAATTGGATCATGAGATTATGGTCCAGGTTGCGCTTAGTATTTTATTGGTTATGTACTTTCAAAGCAAGATGCCCAGCTATCCGTTTGACCGCCTTCGCGATACGGTGATCGGAGCTGTCGTTGCAGTACTAATCCAGACGCTGGTATTCCCTCCGGACTCCATCAATACCGCCAAGACAAAAATGGTTCATTTCGCTGATCATTTTATTAAGCATTTAGTTAACACTGCTCAATGGATAGAACGTGGCTGCTCATCAAGTGAAGCTCAAAGGATGTCCTCACAATTACAGACTTTATTTCAGGAGCTTCATCAAGCGACAACCGAATTGGACAAGGCGAACCAAAGCTTGAATTACAACCCGCTCGCTCAAAAGAAACGCCATGCTCTCAACCAGTTGAATAGGCAAATGGAGCAGCTCAGGTCAGGGTTCGCGAACTTATCTGACATGTTGCGAGTTTTCACAGCGTGGTCTGAAAGTGGCAATTTCGTTATAGAAGATAGGCGGATTTGGACCGATCACTTGAATAAAATAGCGTTGCTAGTAACGGAGTGGAAAAAAACACTGGAGGCCCCGGCGCCATCCCTTAATCCAAATGCTGTTGCCCTGCAAATCGATGCGCCCTCTCACTTGCAGCACTACCAGTATCCGCTAGCAATATATATGAATGCCGGGCAAATCCTTCAAGATTTCAAGATGCCAGTCTTGGCCAATAAAAATCTGTAA
- a CDS encoding nucleotidyltransferase family protein, which produces MLHNRVHGIYLAAGQSSRMGVNKLKLRLGDMSLGSYALHAAINSNLDYVWVIAGDAGADWIDSSFFEEPMKRKWSAIYCPEASKGQAYSLRCGIEAAISMETAAVMIFLADQPLVTSEMINELLQRYDKESAYDRSVNYVASASDGLPRPPVIFGQRMYPDLLRLQGDQGARYLIRQGIQGICLEFDDPDLFMDVDTEEDYRFLLAKTGILKS; this is translated from the coding sequence ATGCTACATAACAGAGTCCATGGGATCTATTTAGCGGCTGGCCAAAGTTCTCGGATGGGAGTGAATAAACTCAAGCTTAGGTTGGGGGATATGAGTTTGGGAAGTTATGCTTTGCATGCGGCCATAAATTCCAATTTAGATTATGTGTGGGTCATAGCGGGCGATGCTGGGGCAGATTGGATAGATAGCTCATTTTTTGAAGAACCGATGAAGCGTAAATGGTCGGCTATTTACTGTCCTGAAGCCAGTAAGGGGCAGGCTTACTCACTCCGTTGTGGTATAGAGGCTGCAATTTCTATGGAAACTGCAGCCGTAATGATCTTTTTGGCGGATCAGCCTTTAGTCACTAGCGAAATGATCAATGAACTGCTTCAACGCTATGATAAGGAATCGGCATACGATCGTAGCGTTAATTACGTGGCATCGGCCTCCGATGGTCTTCCTAGGCCCCCGGTAATCTTTGGGCAGCGGATGTATCCAGATCTATTAAGGTTACAAGGTGATCAAGGAGCAAGATATTTGATTCGACAGGGCATTCAAGGGATTTGCCTCGAGTTCGATGACCCGGACTTATTCATGGATGTAGATACAGAAGAAGATTACAGATTTTTATTGGCCAAGACTGGCATCTTGAAATCTTGA
- a CDS encoding XdhC family protein: MKMKEGIDLEDLHRILEAIQDSGQRSVLATITHVEGSAYRKAGASMLVFEDGSQIGVLSAGCLETDLAARVPEILAAGVSCGFVFDMQSSDQLSWGEETGCGGVIHVTMEPVNGVLLEHLRTLKDCLDQHTEVMIIKKIGPDRSVSDYAFVAERERFFGDWRGGFPQNLMELAVSEGYFVHTYYPKPRLMIFGAGPDARPLAAFAAATDFSVTVSDWRPALCNRSYFPDVDALLVGFPEETLDKIQSTSNDYAVIMTHNFRRDQQLIRMLSERKLSYLGVLGPKHRMERLLNGDPAQTNLRSPIGIAIGAEGPVEIAVSILAELIDTYRKNRRRTTINYAT; the protein is encoded by the coding sequence ATGAAAATGAAGGAGGGTATAGACTTGGAAGATCTCCATCGTATTCTGGAAGCCATCCAGGATAGCGGCCAACGAAGCGTACTAGCGACGATTACTCATGTAGAAGGAAGTGCTTATCGTAAAGCAGGGGCGTCTATGCTGGTTTTTGAAGATGGTTCACAAATAGGAGTGCTAAGCGCTGGTTGCCTCGAGACGGATCTGGCGGCTCGTGTGCCGGAAATTTTGGCGGCGGGCGTTTCTTGCGGTTTTGTTTTCGACATGCAGTCATCGGATCAGCTATCGTGGGGGGAGGAGACAGGCTGCGGAGGCGTTATTCATGTCACGATGGAACCAGTAAATGGCGTGCTTTTGGAACATCTGCGTACTCTCAAGGATTGTCTGGATCAACATACAGAGGTCATGATTATCAAAAAAATCGGCCCGGACCGATCAGTATCCGATTATGCTTTTGTGGCCGAAAGGGAGCGTTTCTTCGGAGATTGGCGGGGAGGATTTCCGCAAAATTTGATGGAGTTGGCGGTGTCCGAGGGATATTTTGTCCATACCTATTATCCCAAACCGCGTTTAATGATCTTTGGGGCGGGGCCGGATGCCAGGCCACTTGCCGCATTCGCTGCTGCTACCGATTTCTCCGTCACTGTTTCCGATTGGAGACCTGCATTGTGCAATCGCAGCTATTTCCCGGATGTAGATGCTCTTCTTGTCGGCTTTCCAGAGGAAACATTGGATAAGATTCAGTCAACATCTAATGATTACGCGGTCATAATGACCCATAATTTCAGGAGAGATCAACAGCTGATTCGTATGCTTTCTGAGCGGAAACTAAGCTATCTTGGTGTCCTGGGGCCGAAGCATAGAATGGAACGATTGCTGAACGGCGATCCAGCTCAGACGAATTTACGCTCTCCCATAGGAATCGCGATTGGTGCTGAAGGACCTGTAGAAATCGCAGTGAGTATCCTTGCAGAGTTAATAGATACTTATCGTAAGAATAGGAGGCGGACAACAATCAACTATGCTACATAA
- a CDS encoding (2Fe-2S)-binding protein, with product MPPIELFDSATYSIQFQVNSEWRKVRVRAADTLLDALREGLGLTGSKSGCDNGDCGTCTILVNGLPIKSCIMLAVEADGQQITTIEGLANSPVLQTFAEKQAFQCGYCTPGFIVNCHGLLNIHPDANEETIRIWLESNICRCTSYEEIREAVKSVFAAHSADGAS from the coding sequence ATGCCACCTATTGAACTCTTCGATTCCGCCACTTATTCTATACAATTCCAGGTTAACAGCGAATGGAGGAAAGTCAGGGTCAGGGCAGCGGATACGCTCTTAGATGCTCTACGGGAAGGTTTAGGGTTAACGGGGAGCAAATCCGGTTGTGATAACGGTGATTGCGGAACTTGTACGATTTTGGTTAACGGGCTGCCTATCAAATCATGCATCATGTTGGCGGTAGAGGCGGATGGACAGCAGATAACAACGATTGAAGGGTTAGCTAATTCGCCGGTGCTGCAGACCTTTGCTGAAAAACAAGCCTTCCAATGCGGCTATTGTACTCCCGGATTTATCGTTAACTGTCACGGTTTATTAAATATTCACCCCGATGCGAATGAGGAGACGATCCGAATATGGCTGGAATCCAATATTTGCAGGTGCACGTCCTATGAAGAAATTCGTGAAGCGGTGAAGTCTGTTTTTGCGGCGCATAGCGCTGATGGAGCCTCATGA
- a CDS encoding FAD binding domain-containing protein, whose amino-acid sequence MIPIDFEYYRPASISEAVESFQYLNKRKKNPMYYAGGTEIITWARTNAIHPGAVIDIKLIPECNVMDFAENTLVIGSCVTLSALSMVNPFPLLSESATGAADQTARNKITLGGNICGRIHFREAVLPLLLADSRMVIAGQQGIRGVPVHDVFLEQMRLAEGEFIVQVITDREYLSLPFVHFKRRQIGNVGYPLVTLAALKKDNQVRAAFSGVCAFPFRSLEIEQVLNDKALTPTERAEQAIDKLPAPVLNDTEGSAGYRKFVLKQTIFEALSKLGG is encoded by the coding sequence ATGATTCCGATTGACTTTGAATATTACCGGCCTGCCTCTATTTCAGAAGCTGTAGAATCCTTTCAGTATTTGAATAAACGCAAGAAGAACCCGATGTACTATGCCGGTGGAACGGAAATCATCACATGGGCACGGACGAATGCCATTCATCCTGGTGCCGTTATCGACATAAAGCTCATTCCAGAGTGCAACGTTATGGATTTCGCAGAGAACACCCTGGTAATAGGATCTTGCGTTACATTATCAGCTTTATCCATGGTCAATCCATTTCCGTTGCTTAGCGAATCCGCGACAGGAGCCGCAGATCAAACGGCCCGGAACAAAATTACGCTGGGAGGGAACATTTGCGGCAGAATCCATTTTAGGGAGGCTGTTCTCCCTCTGTTATTGGCTGATAGCCGGATGGTTATAGCTGGGCAGCAGGGGATCAGGGGGGTTCCGGTTCATGATGTTTTCTTAGAGCAGATGAGATTGGCGGAGGGGGAATTTATTGTACAGGTTATTACAGATCGTGAATATTTATCATTGCCATTCGTTCATTTTAAGAGACGGCAAATCGGCAACGTCGGCTATCCGCTCGTAACGCTGGCTGCGCTTAAGAAAGATAACCAGGTTCGTGCAGCGTTCAGCGGCGTTTGTGCATTCCCTTTCAGGTCCCTAGAAATCGAGCAAGTATTAAATGACAAGGCGCTAACTCCAACGGAAAGAGCTGAACAGGCCATCGATAAACTTCCGGCTCCGGTTCTAAATGATACGGAAGGCTCCGCTGGTTATCGGAAATTTGTGCTCAAGCAAACGATATTCGAAGCATTAAGCAAGTTAGGAGGGTGA
- a CDS encoding xanthine dehydrogenase family protein molybdopterin-binding subunit, with product MSGVAVGKSVPRNETWEKVTGAAKYVDDSSRSGMLYAKLAVSPHAHARIISIDSSEAWSIPGVKAVVTGQDFPVLTGSPLADRPPIAIDKVRYYGEPVALVVADQEYIAERAALRIKVEYERLPVVHSPIEAYQSNAPIIHEHLAEYKRHEEVYPEPGTNIANRTKIRKGNMEEGWGNSDHIIDVRVTLPQSDHAAIELRCSKAEILPDGNVIIHSASQSPFVIRLAISDAFQIPLHQIIVHTPLVGGSFGGKSAIQPEFLALLASRAVGGRAVTFVNSREHDMISSPVHIGLDATIKLGCTREGKITAVEILHLFDGGAYSDRGVVMSRAGATDCTGPYRIDHVHCDSLCMYTNHPYSTSYRGFGHPELTFAIERAIDLLANEVQMDPLEFRYYNAIGPGDTSPTQTPLNRSNIGDLPTCIARLRTLINWGSNPSSIEIDDHLIRAKGVCCFWKNSNTPTNAGAGAVVIYNPDGSVNLLCGAVEIGQGTRTALTQLLAERLRMDVHRIHISTDVNTEKDPQHWKTVASRSTFLVGNAVLRAADDAIEQLKITASIVLGYPPAELEVGGERVYFRKRPDIGIGVERIASGYRYPNGNTVGSQVIGRGSYTMRDLTLLDYETGRGTTGPEWLVGAQAVEVELNTNDYTYKIIQAASVIDAGRVINPQMARSQITGGMSMGLSLASREIFQFDHEGKILNPQFRTYKLIRYGEQPEYLVDFIETPDLEAPYGLRGIGEHGLIGMPAALANSLSTAIGHALNHLPLTPEMIWRTIHDSD from the coding sequence ATGAGCGGTGTAGCGGTAGGTAAAAGCGTGCCAAGGAATGAGACTTGGGAGAAAGTAACTGGCGCTGCCAAATATGTGGATGATTCCTCTAGATCGGGAATGCTGTATGCCAAGCTAGCTGTAAGTCCGCATGCTCATGCCAGGATCATTTCGATTGATTCGTCAGAAGCTTGGAGCATACCTGGGGTAAAAGCGGTGGTCACTGGACAAGATTTTCCGGTGTTAACTGGTTCTCCACTAGCTGATCGGCCTCCGATTGCCATTGATAAGGTGAGATATTACGGTGAACCCGTCGCCCTTGTTGTTGCGGATCAAGAATATATTGCAGAGAGGGCGGCTCTCCGGATTAAGGTGGAATATGAACGCTTACCCGTTGTCCATTCTCCTATAGAGGCCTATCAGTCAAATGCCCCGATCATTCACGAACATCTCGCTGAATACAAGCGGCATGAGGAGGTTTATCCGGAACCGGGAACAAACATCGCTAACCGGACTAAAATACGTAAAGGGAATATGGAGGAAGGATGGGGTAATAGCGATCATATCATTGATGTCCGTGTTACTCTGCCTCAGTCGGATCATGCGGCGATAGAATTAAGGTGCAGTAAAGCGGAGATCTTGCCCGACGGCAATGTGATCATCCATTCCGCTTCGCAATCCCCCTTTGTTATCCGTCTGGCTATCAGTGACGCTTTTCAAATTCCGCTTCATCAAATTATCGTTCATACCCCTCTTGTTGGAGGCAGCTTTGGCGGAAAATCCGCGATTCAACCGGAATTTCTTGCTTTACTGGCTTCCAGGGCCGTTGGTGGGAGGGCTGTAACATTTGTTAATTCCAGGGAACATGATATGATCTCCTCTCCGGTTCATATCGGGTTAGATGCTACCATCAAACTCGGCTGTACCCGTGAGGGAAAAATTACAGCTGTGGAAATTCTGCATTTATTCGATGGCGGAGCCTATTCGGATCGAGGGGTAGTTATGAGTCGGGCAGGAGCTACCGATTGCACCGGTCCTTACCGGATCGATCATGTTCATTGTGATTCATTATGCATGTATACAAATCATCCTTACTCTACTTCATATCGGGGATTCGGCCATCCGGAATTGACCTTTGCCATTGAAAGAGCAATCGATTTATTAGCCAATGAAGTGCAAATGGATCCCTTGGAGTTCCGGTACTATAATGCGATTGGGCCTGGGGATACGTCTCCGACGCAAACACCACTGAATCGAAGCAATATAGGCGATTTGCCCACATGCATCGCCAGGCTGCGAACATTAATAAACTGGGGAAGCAACCCATCCTCTATAGAAATCGATGACCATCTTATCAGAGCAAAGGGAGTCTGCTGCTTCTGGAAAAATTCGAATACACCAACAAACGCTGGGGCTGGAGCTGTTGTCATATATAATCCCGATGGCAGCGTTAATTTGCTCTGTGGTGCAGTCGAGATCGGGCAAGGAACCAGGACGGCACTGACCCAATTGCTGGCTGAACGGTTACGTATGGATGTCCACAGGATCCATATCTCTACGGACGTGAATACGGAAAAGGATCCACAGCATTGGAAAACCGTGGCGAGCCGTAGCACTTTTTTAGTCGGCAATGCGGTTCTGAGGGCTGCCGATGATGCTATCGAGCAGCTCAAGATTACAGCGTCAATTGTACTGGGATATCCGCCTGCCGAGCTGGAGGTTGGGGGCGAAAGAGTTTATTTCCGCAAAAGGCCTGATATCGGCATAGGTGTGGAACGTATTGCTAGTGGTTATAGATATCCGAACGGAAATACGGTCGGAAGTCAAGTGATCGGGCGCGGTAGTTACACAATGCGCGATTTAACCTTGCTGGATTACGAAACGGGTCGCGGTACAACCGGACCAGAATGGCTGGTAGGCGCACAGGCGGTTGAAGTGGAGCTGAATACGAACGATTATACGTACAAAATCATTCAAGCAGCGTCGGTAATTGATGCCGGCCGGGTGATTAATCCGCAAATGGCTCGCAGCCAAATTACGGGCGGCATGAGTATGGGCTTGAGTCTTGCGAGCCGAGAGATATTTCAGTTCGATCATGAAGGTAAAATATTAAATCCACAATTTCGAACCTATAAATTGATCCGGTATGGGGAGCAGCCGGAGTACCTAGTTGATTTCATCGAGACACCCGACCTGGAAGCTCCTTACGGTTTACGTGGGATCGGTGAGCATGGATTGATTGGCATGCCGGCAGCATTAGCGAACAGCTTGTCGACCGCTATCGGTCATGCTCTAAATCATCTGCCTTTGACGCCGGAAATGATCTGGAGGACCATCCATGATTCCGATTGA
- a CDS encoding RICIN domain-containing protein encodes MLRHGKKLCLFLVFTLLIAFVPTMKTSAADWNLVWSDEFNGSSLNSANWTAEIGTGSGGWGNNELQYYTSRPQNLQVTGGNLVITAQKESYGGMNYTSARIKTQGLQNFKYGKVEARIKLPSGQGLWPAFWMLGSNITSVGWPASGEIDIMERVNNNPYVNGTVHWDANGYASYGNISGNLDFSQFHTYSIEWDANYIRWFVDGNKYNEIYIQNGTGNTEEFQKPFFILLNMAVGGNWPGSPNGSTPFPSQMLVDYVRVYQVANSSNIISGGIYTLASKASGKVLDVTDVSLADGAKMQQWTNYSASNQRFKVESTGDGYYKLTAVHSGKVLDVPNSSNASGVQLQQWNDNGTSAQRWKLVDVGGGYYKLVSKASGLVMDVSGSSTADGAAVQQWTDNGTDAQKWAFTKVN; translated from the coding sequence ATGTTAAGACATGGGAAAAAACTGTGTTTATTTCTGGTGTTTACTCTCCTGATTGCTTTTGTGCCTACGATGAAGACAAGTGCAGCTGATTGGAACCTGGTTTGGAGCGATGAATTTAACGGCTCATCCTTGAATTCTGCCAACTGGACGGCTGAAATTGGAACCGGCAGTGGTGGTTGGGGAAATAATGAGCTGCAGTATTATACAAGCCGGCCGCAAAATTTGCAGGTAACGGGTGGTAATCTAGTTATTACTGCGCAGAAGGAATCGTATGGAGGGATGAACTATACCTCTGCAAGAATCAAAACGCAAGGCCTGCAGAATTTTAAGTATGGCAAGGTGGAGGCGCGAATCAAGCTTCCTTCCGGTCAAGGGTTATGGCCCGCCTTTTGGATGCTTGGCTCGAACATTACTTCTGTCGGCTGGCCGGCAAGCGGTGAGATCGATATCATGGAGCGGGTTAACAACAATCCTTATGTGAACGGAACTGTACACTGGGATGCGAACGGCTATGCAAGTTACGGGAATATTTCAGGCAATCTGGACTTCTCGCAATTTCATACGTACAGCATAGAATGGGATGCCAACTACATCCGTTGGTTTGTAGATGGTAACAAGTATAACGAAATTTATATTCAGAACGGAACGGGAAATACAGAGGAATTTCAGAAACCGTTCTTCATTCTGTTGAATATGGCAGTCGGCGGCAACTGGCCAGGCAGTCCGAATGGTTCGACGCCTTTCCCGTCACAGATGCTCGTTGATTATGTAAGGGTATATCAAGTGGCGAATTCATCGAACATTATAAGCGGCGGTATTTATACTCTCGCTTCTAAAGCAAGCGGCAAGGTACTAGACGTAACCGATGTCTCCCTGGCTGATGGTGCAAAAATGCAGCAATGGACGAATTATAGCGCCAGCAACCAACGCTTCAAGGTGGAGAGCACAGGGGATGGTTATTATAAACTCACGGCAGTCCATAGCGGCAAGGTGTTAGATGTGCCTAATTCAAGCAACGCAAGCGGCGTGCAGCTACAGCAATGGAATGATAACGGCACTAGTGCACAGCGGTGGAAGCTGGTTGATGTCGGCGGAGGCTATTACAAGCTAGTGTCCAAGGCTAGCGGGCTTGTTATGGACGTATCGGGATCCTCAACTGCTGATGGAGCTGCCGTTCAACAATGGACCGATAATGGAACGGATGCGCAGAAATGGGCATTTACTAAGGTAAATTAA